From Ipomoea triloba cultivar NCNSP0323 chromosome 5, ASM357664v1, the proteins below share one genomic window:
- the LOC116019375 gene encoding LOB domain-containing protein 41, whose protein sequence is MRLSCNGCRVLRKGCSDDCIIRPCLQWIKNPESQANATVFLAKFYGRAGLLNLINAGPQNLRPAIFRSLLYEACGRIVNPIYGSVGLLWSGNWQLCQNAVQAVLKGDPVVPITSEAAAATNNEPPLKFCDIRHVNKDEMNCAASTDLHRVRTRCRFKKSGAKSRVRIGFSDEEGNRSTTSHESALSHQSQGMDMEPNLEEPSREVESSAMAAESSGKEGQAEAGDGEIELELTLGLAPSQRRSRIHDGN, encoded by the exons ATGAGGTTGAGCTGTAATGGTTGTCGAGTTCTGAGAAAAGGGTGCAGTGATGACTGCATCATACGCCCTTGCCTTCAGTGGATAAAAAACCCCGAGTCCCAGGCTAATGCCACCGTTTTCCTCGCCAAGTTCTACGGCCGTGCTGGCCTCCTGAACCTCATCAACGCCGGCCCCCAAAACCTCCGTCCTG CAATCTTTAGATCATTGCTGTACGAGGCATGCGGGAGAATTGTGAACCCTATATACGGGTCGGTCGGGTTGCTATGGTCCGGGAACTGGCAGCTCTGTCAGAACGCGGTTCAGGCGGTTCTGAAAGGAGACCCGGTGGTTCCCATAACATCTGAAGCCGCGGCGGCGACTAACAACGAGCCGCCGTTGAAGTTTTGCGATATCCGGCACGTGAACAAGGACGAGATGAATTGTGCGGCATCCACGGATCTTCACCGGGTCAGGACCCGGTGCCGGTTCAAGAAATCGGGCGCGAAGTCTCGGGTCCGGATCGGGTTCAGCGACGAGGAGGGTAACAGGTCGACGACGAGCCATGAGTCTGCGCTGAGCCACCAGTCGCAGGGCATGGATATGGAGCCGAATTTGGAAGAGCCAAGCCGCGAGGTTGAGAGCTCAGCCATGGCCGCCGAGTCAAGCGGGAAGGAAGGGCAAGCCGAAGCGGGGGATGGTGAAATTGAGCTGGAGCTCACGCTTGGCCTCGCGCCGTCTCAAAGGAGAAGCCGAATCCATGATGGGAATTGA